From Coffea arabica cultivar ET-39 chromosome 2e, Coffea Arabica ET-39 HiFi, whole genome shotgun sequence, the proteins below share one genomic window:
- the LOC113729667 gene encoding transcription factor bHLH120-like isoform X2: MDDFTSSLIPLQQDDDDSQLFPYDLTVPTIHPYLDDTIHHQDLGNQAASSLAPHQQQHYDQVTSIDDDDNNNHHPRGRQRKKPSSAIPADNNDPDDSKQKRAAHRDVERLRRQEMANLYASLRNLLPLEYIKGKRSMSDQVHQAVNYITHKEKNIRELKVKRDKLRNLMGGSSDLNVKSVEETNSSSTTFTVKQCESGGIEILMKNDLAGQSYGR; the protein is encoded by the exons ATGGATGACTTTACTTCCTCTTTGATTCCTTTACAACAAGACGATGATGATTCCCAGCTTTTTCCATATGACCTCACAGTCCCTACCATTCATCCTTACCTAGACGACACTATCCATCATCAAGATCTGGGAAATCAGGCTGCATCTTCACTTGCTCCCCATCAACAGCAGCATTACGATCAGGTGACCAGCATCGATGACGATGACAATAACAACCACCACCCCAGGGGAAGGCAGCGAAAAAAACCATCATCAGCTATTCCAGCTGATAACAATGATCCTGATGACAGCAAGCAGAAAAGAGCAGCTCATAGGGATGTTGAGCGTCTAAGGAGGCAAGAAATGGCTAATCTTTATGCTTCTCTCAGGAATCTACTTCCTCTTGAATACATAAAG ggaaAGCGTTCAATGTCTGATCAAGTTCATCAGGCAGTTAACTATATAACACACAAGGAAAAGAATATTAGGGAATTGAAGGTAAAGAGGGACAAGCTTAGAAATTTGATGGGTGGATCGAGCGATCTGAACGTCAAAAGTGTTGAGGAAACAAACTCCTCGTCTACTACGTTCACAGTCAAGCAATGCGAGAGTGGTGGTATCGAGATTCTGATGAAGAATGATTTGGCAG GCCAGTCATATGGACGTTGA
- the LOC113728450 gene encoding PTI1-like tyrosine-protein kinase At3g15890, whose amino-acid sequence MNDCLLSSPQYSFHSSTLHCYIRESFRLLLGLAACCFSFRLNTSISLTPSFSSALAMGKSMLLRCFCFSSENDPSTNSSANKKRDYPWEVYTLKQIVNATNNFHNDNKIGEGGFGSVYRGRTSKGVEIAVKRLKTLSAKAEMEFAVEVEILGRVRHKNLLGLRGFYAGDDERLIVYDYMPNHSLITHLHGQLAADCLLDWSRRMSIATGSAEGLAYLHHEANPHIIHRDIKASNVLLDSEFVPKVADFGFAKLIPDGVTHLTTRVKGTLGYLAPEYAMWGKVSESCDVYSFGILLLEIISGRKPLEKLPGGVKRDIVQWVTPLVQKGAFDLIGDPRLKGKLDRSQLKAAVMIAMRCTDGNPENRPLMMDVADWLKWGIGIRKKEIKIVNKVVDDETDGEEEEETDNEGYAMDKSTRRMTGGRAAGGARKD is encoded by the exons ATGAACGACTGCCTTTTGTCTTCACCACAATACTCCTTCCACAGTTCCACTTTGCATTGTTATATCCGAGAAAGTTTTCGCCTCCTCCTTGGCCTTGCTGCTTGCTGCTTTTCCTTTCGCCTTAATACGTCAATATCTCTAACGCCCTCTTTTTCATCAGCACTGGCAATGGGCAAGAGCATGCTCTTGAGATGCTTTTGCTTCTCATCTGAAAATGATCCATCAACAAACTCCAG CGCTAACAAGAAAAGGGATTATCCATGGGAAGTATACACCCTCAAGCAGATTGTAAATGCAACCAACAACTTTCATAATGATAACAAGATTGGCGAAGGCGGGTTCGGAAGCGTTTACCGGGGTCGAACAAGTAAAGGCGTCGAG ATAGCAGTGAAACGGCTAAAGACCTTGAGTGCAAAAGCGGAAATGGAGTTTGCAGTGGAAGTAGAGATACTTGGCAGAGTGAGACATAAGAATTTGTTAGGCCTAAGGGGATTTTATGCTGGAGACGATGAAAGGTTGATCGTATATGATTACATGCCTAACCATAGCTTGATCACTCATCTACACGGTCAACTCGCTGCCGATTGCCTTCTTGATTGGTCACGACGAATGAGTATTGCAACTGGATCGGCTGAGGGACTAGC GTATTTGCACCACGAAGCAAATCCGCACATAATACACAGAGACATAAAGGCCAGCAATGTACTTCTGGATTCGGAATTCGTACCGAAGGTTGCTGATTTTGGTTTTGCTAAGCTAATCCCGGACGGGGTGACGCACCTGACTACGAGAGTGAAGGGAACATTAGGATATTTGGCTCCAGAATACGCCATGTGGGGGAAGGTTTCGGAGAGCTGTGATGTGTATAGCTTCGGAATATTACTTCTGGAAATCATAAGCGGTAGAAAGCCACTGGAGAAGCTGCCGGGCGGGGTTAAGCGGGACATAGTGCAGTGGGTTACACCCTTGGTGCAAAAGGGTGCATTCGATCTAATTGGTGATCCCAGGTTGAAGGGAAAACTTGATCGCTCCCAGTTAAAAGCGGCGGTGATGATTGCCATGAGATGCACCGATGGAAATCCGGAGAACAGACCTCTCATGATGGACGTTGCGGATTGGCTAAAGTGGGGCATTGGGATACGGAAGAAGGAGATCAAAATAGTTAACAAGGTCGTTGACGACGAAACTGATggtgaggaagaagaagagactGATAATGAGGGGTACGCAATGGACAAATCCACGAGGAGAATGACGGGCGGTAGAGCAGCCGGTGGAGCAAGAAAGGATTAG
- the LOC113730126 gene encoding carboxylesterase 1-like, with protein MGKDKIPRPVFNNPFLNIIVNPDDGTVKRDPEIRNPPNSDPNGTSAVISKDVTLHPHNNTWMRLYLPRQAKAAASPASRRKLPLVVYYHGGGFVFCNADTNLYDVFCQGLVENVGVMVISLDYRLAPEHRLPAAYQDAMDGLHWIKSARDEWVRDYADLNNCYLAGTSAGGNLAYNAGLLAVSAAKDLEPLKIKGMILHHPYFSGTKRTGSEQRLARDSLLPLYAIDQMFDLSLPEGADHDHEYCNPLINGGSKLVDLMKSSGWRVLVTGCFDDPLVDAGIEFAKMLDAKGVRTVTFLSDGYHAMEVFDPSTSGPFYAAAKDFLSTN; from the coding sequence ATGGGGAAAGACAAGATTCCACGCCCGGTGTTTAACAATCCCTTCCTCAACATCATCGTTAATCCTGATGATGGCACTGTCAAACGTGACCCTGAAATCCGTAACCCCCCAAATTCTGATCCCAACGGCACTTCCGCCGTTATCAGCAAGGACGTTACCCTCCACCCTCACAACAACACGTGGATGCGCCTCTATCTTCCTCGCCAGGCCAAAGCCGCTGCTTCCCCTGCAAGCCGTAGGAAGCTGCCCCTCGTAGTTTACTATCACGGCGGCGGCTTCGTCTTTTGTAACGCGGATACCAATCTTTACGACGTGTTCTGCCAGGGACTGGTGGAAAACGTCGGAGTCATGGTTATCTCGCTGGACTACCGCCTGGCCCCCGAACACCGCCTTCCTGCGGCTTACCAAGACGCCATGGACGGCTTGCACTGGATCAAATCCGCCCGAGATGAGTGGGTTAGGGATTATGCTGATCTCAACAACTGTTACCTGGCCGGGACCAGTGCCGGCGGAAACTTGGCTTACAACGCCGGCTTGCTTGCAGTCTCTGCGGCAAAGGACCTGGAGCCGTTGAAAATCAAAGGGATGATACTGCATCATCCATATTTCAGTGGGACCAAGAGAACCGGGTCGGAGCAGAGGCTGGCCCGCGACTCGCTCTTGCCCCTCTACGCCATTGATCAGATGTTTGATTTGAGTTTGCCTGAAGGGGCTGATCATGATCACGAGTACTGTAACCCGTTGATCAATGGAGGGTCAAAGCTCGTTGACCTGATGAAGTCATCGGGTTGGCGGGTCTTGGTCACGGGTTGCTTCGATGACCCGTTGGTCGACGCGGGTATAGAGTTTGCTAAGATGCTGGACGCCAAGGGGGTACGGACCGTGACGTTCTTGAGCGATGGGTATCATGCAATGGAGGTTTTTGATCCATCTACGTCTGGCCCATTTTATGCAGCTGCCAAGGATTTCCTGTCCACAAACTAA
- the LOC113729667 gene encoding transcription factor bHLH36-like isoform X1, translating to MDDFTSSLIPLQQDDDDSQLFPYDLTVPTIHPYLDDTIHHQDLGNQAASSLAPHQQQHYDQVTSIDDDDNNNHHPRGRQRKKPSSAIPADNNDPDDSKQKRAAHRDVERLRRQEMANLYASLRNLLPLEYIKGKRSMSDQVHQAVNYITHKEKNIRELKVKRDKLRNLMGGSSDLNVKSVEETNSSSTTFTVKQCESGGIEILMKNDLAGNCFPLSRVLDMLLDEGLNVVNCVCTKVDENFLYTIQTEASHMDVDIIFLQQKLTEKVMTRKNF from the exons ATGGATGACTTTACTTCCTCTTTGATTCCTTTACAACAAGACGATGATGATTCCCAGCTTTTTCCATATGACCTCACAGTCCCTACCATTCATCCTTACCTAGACGACACTATCCATCATCAAGATCTGGGAAATCAGGCTGCATCTTCACTTGCTCCCCATCAACAGCAGCATTACGATCAGGTGACCAGCATCGATGACGATGACAATAACAACCACCACCCCAGGGGAAGGCAGCGAAAAAAACCATCATCAGCTATTCCAGCTGATAACAATGATCCTGATGACAGCAAGCAGAAAAGAGCAGCTCATAGGGATGTTGAGCGTCTAAGGAGGCAAGAAATGGCTAATCTTTATGCTTCTCTCAGGAATCTACTTCCTCTTGAATACATAAAG ggaaAGCGTTCAATGTCTGATCAAGTTCATCAGGCAGTTAACTATATAACACACAAGGAAAAGAATATTAGGGAATTGAAGGTAAAGAGGGACAAGCTTAGAAATTTGATGGGTGGATCGAGCGATCTGAACGTCAAAAGTGTTGAGGAAACAAACTCCTCGTCTACTACGTTCACAGTCAAGCAATGCGAGAGTGGTGGTATCGAGATTCTGATGAAGAATGATTTGGCAGGTAACTGTTTTCCTCTATCAAGGGTACTGGATATGCTGCTTGACGAGGGTCTTAATGTTGTAAACTGTGTCTGCACAAAAGtcgatgaaaattttctttacaCAATCCAAACTGAG GCCAGTCATATGGACGTTGATATAATCTTTCTGCAACAAAAGCTGACTGAAAAAGTCATGACTAGGAAAAACTTCTAA
- the LOC113733422 gene encoding uncharacterized protein gives MSDSKGDSKQHLSTPAEDPDQEPTENISQQQQQHQQQQQHGIGLTGAPFVSAPSYIPSVATAGSFEQQQQQQLHFEAVNPKRPRYTAGQWKLSPSASSQQPPQKRQTQTNILVATESSPSPTPTQVATNPQTVAVAASSSDTASSPSHSPRPSHSAASGHEAANPEGSLFQHQQFRKGKYVSPVWKPNEMLWLARAWRVQYQGGGGSESGEGGAAADVAATAPARGKTRADKDREVAEFLNRHGVSRDAKTAGTKWDNMLGEFRKVYEWERGGERDQVGKSYFRLSPYERKLHRLPASFDEEVFEELSQFMSSRMRTHSRGVSPGIVSGGIGGDDGRSVLATTTKSSLATPPPYREEDLSLPAARSKQLVATSSGAEAFPLGGRGGTTLGFETSLDVLGGGPSTSTYSKEFRRIGKIRMIWEESVSLWAEEGEHHSGRVKIQGSSFLNADEIAFLDDSMVACTMEAFEDGPLKGFSVDRFLPGQHVKVFGRRKSFFVPVPIPSGPSERVPVHSAEPSNISRPIPAWEFQDPSDYYLGCLRVPPPTLPSLFELSWHLQEPPPEEFRFPLRKDVYKDLPQGKDLFFSISSELLDCRAIAYDILSPIMRQNPSLSGASASARDSFIGLWDDCVNRIVSKFCAVEMVFVRKSSSPLAETMQDEWPNVTAFVRNFCLWRGEETDQLREGQIDPSSSIVEKLLWTYADLPYVLGYYAVGYIVTFCAMSRSQDRIVRTDLYTVDLSTPMERLKALVPCWRIAGLLPLLADRCSQSSMSINGGDVSYRLLPYSDFERIDLGSGSILEMTPNSVTRLFSSKRRWAAVKEIYDFLDHRIPHVEFIIRSSEKDLGIVFKPRGCKLKPTSCDQLIEALKQVTKALVALHDLSFMHRDLGWEKVTKRSDRENEWFITGFDEAVSAPQIYPHGGAASGRHAPEMGRGLHGVKVDVWGVGQLVKTCGLVAVPKLLRELQNRCLDHNPEQRPTAADCYHHLLQLQSSMSAAAGGY, from the exons ATGAGTGACAGCAAAGGAGATTCCAAGCAGCATTTATCAACTCCTGCTGAGGACCCCGATCAAGAACCAACCGAAAATATCtcccaacaacaacaacaacatcaGCAGCAGCAACAGCATGGGATTGGTCTTACTGGTGCTCCGTTCGTTTCTGCTCCTTCATACATCCCCAGCGTGGCAACGGCAGGATCTTTTGaacagcagcagcaacaacagTTACACTTTGAAGCTGTGAATCCAAAGAGACCTAGATATACAGCTGGTCAATGGAAGCTCTCACCTTCTGCATCCTCTCAACAACCACCGCAAAAAAGGCAAACACAAACAAATATATTAGTCGCCACCGAATCAAGCCCTTCTCCAACACCTACGCAAGTTGCAACCAACCCGCAAACTGTGGCCGTGGCTGCTTCCTCTTCCGACACTGCATCTTCACCTTCTCATTCTCCGAGGCCATCCCACTCTGCTGCTTCAGGCCACGAAGCTGCCAACCCAGAGGGATCCCTATTCCAGCACCAACAATTTAGAAAAGGCAAATATGTCAGCCCTGTTTGGAAACCAAATGAGATGCTGTGGTTGGCTAGGGCTTGGAGGGTTCAGTACCAAGGCGGAGGCGGCTCAGAAAGTGGGGAGGGCGGAGCAGCTGCTGACGTCGCAGCCACTGCACCGGCGAGGGGGAAAACAAGAGCAGATAAGGATAGGGAAGTTGCTGAATTCTTGAATAGACACGGGGTAAGTAGGGATGCCAAGACTGCTGGGACTAAGTGGGACAATATGTTGGGAGAATTCAGAAAGGTTTACGAGTGGGAGAGAGGTGGTGAAAGGGACCAGGTTGGGAAGAGTTATTTTAGGCTCTCGCCGTATGAGAGGAAGCTTCACAGGTTGCCTGCTTCATTCGATGAGGAGGTTTTTGAAGAGCTCTCTCAATTCATGAGCTCAAGAATGAGAACTCACAGTAGAGGAGTCTCCCCAGGTATCGTCTCTGGCGGCATTGGGGGTGACGACGGCCGGTCAGTCCTCGCAACCACAACAAAGTCATCATTGGCAACGCCTCCTCCGTACCGCGAAGAAGATCTTTCACTCCCTGCAG CAAGGTCGAAGCAGTTGGTTGCGACCAGTAGTGGAGCTGAAGCTTTCCCACTTGGAGGGAGAGGAGGAACAACATTAGGGTTTGAGACTTCTTTAGATGTGCTTGGTGGTGGTCCATCTACTTCTACTTATTCAAAGGAATTTCGCCGAATAGGTAAGATAAGAATGATATGGGAAGAATCCGTGAGCTTGTGGGCTGAAGAAGGTGAACACCACAGTGGAAGAGTGAAAATCCAAGGATCAAGCTTTTTAAATGCTGACGAAATTGCTTTCTTGGATGATTCGATGGTTGCTTGCACGATGGAAGCCTTTGAAGATGGACCTCTAAAAGGCTTTTCCGTTGATAGATTCCTCCCTGGACAACACGTCAAAGTCTTTGGCAGAAGAAAATCTTTCTTTGTTCCCGTTCCTATTCCTTCAG GTCCCAGTGAAAGAGTTCCTGTTCACTCTGCTGAACCCTCCAACATTAGTAGAC CTATCCCTGCATGGGAATTTCAAGACCCTAGTGATTATTACCTGGGATGCTTGCGGGTTCCACCTCCAACCCTACCTAGCTTGTTTGAGCTCTCCTGGCACCTACAAGAGCCGCCGCCTGAAGAATTTCGCTTCCCGCTCCGGAAAGATGTGTACAAGGACCTCCCTCAAGGGAAAGATCTCTTCTTTTCTATCTCTAGTGAACTTTTGGATTGCAGAGCCATTGCTTACGACATCTTGAGCCCAATTATGAGACAAAACCCTAGTCTAAGTGGTGCATCCGCCTCCGCTAGAGATTCTTTTATTGGCCTTTGGGATGATTGCGTCAACAGGATCGTGTCCAAATTCTGTGCGGTTGAAATGGTGTTTGTCCGAAAATCCAGCTCGCCTCTGGCGGAAACGATGCAGGATGAGTGGCCTAATGTGACAGCATTCGTAAGGAACTTCTGCTTGTGGAGGGGGGAGGAGACGGATCAATTGAGGGAAGGGCAAATAGACCCTTCTTCCTCAATTGTGGAGAAGTTGCTCTGGACTTACGCTGACCTTCCGTACGTACTGGGCTACTATGCGGTGGGCTACATTGTCACATTCTGCGCAATGAGCCGATCCCAAGACCGGATTGTCCGGACGGATCTTTACACAGTCGATCTCTCAACCCCGATGGAGAGACTAAAAGCCCTAGTTCCCTGTTGGAGGATTGCTGGGTTGTTGCCTTTGTTAGCTGATCGATGCTCCCAAAGTAGCATGAGCATAAATGGTGGCGACGTCTCTTACAGGCTACTTCCGTACAGTGACTTCGAGAGAATTGATTTGGGCAGCGGTAGTATCTTGGAAATGACGCCTAACTCAGTGACTAGGTTGTTTTCAAGCAAACGAAGGTGGGCTGCAGTCAAAGAGATCTACGATTTCCTGGACCATCGGATCCCGCACGTCGAATTCATCATACGATCGTCCGAGAAAGATTTAGGAATTGTGTTCAAGCCTAGAGGATGCAAGTTGAAGCCAACCAGTTGTGATCAGTTAATAGAGGCTCTCAAGCAGGTAACAAAAGCGCTAGTTGCCCTCCACGACCTCTCCTTCATGCATAGAGATCTGGGTTGGGAGAAAGTGACGAAGAGAAGCGATAGGGAAAACGAATGGTTCATAACCGGGTTTGATGAGGCGGTGAGTGCACCCCAGATATACCCGCACGGAGGAGCGGCGAGTGGGAGGCACGCGCCGGAGATGGGTAGGGGTTTGCACGGGGTGAAGGTGGATGTGTGGGGGGTGGGTCAGCTGGTTAAGACTTGCGGATTGGTGGCTGTCCCTAAATTGCTGCGGGAGTTGCAGAACAGGTGTCTGGACCACAACCCGGAGCAGCGACCGACGGCGGCGGACTGCTATCACCACCTGCTGCAGTTGCAGTCTTCGATGTCAGCGGCCGCCGGAGGTTATTGA